The Plasmodium vivax chromosome 12, whole genome shotgun sequence genomic interval GTAAGCACGATTTACATTATTACAAAATGTTAGTTCTATGAGAAATTTGCAGTTTCCATAGTTTCCTTTTCTTGATGGCTTACGTTCTaggttatataaaaaaaaagggtagtGCACCGTTTGGCTAAACTAGCGTTCCCAACCGGTCTACtgttgtatatatttataattaaaaactgTGCATGAAATGCTAATTAGTATGttcgtaaaaaaagggaaatgtgTGCCTTAATTTTGCGCACTTTCCAGTAGAACACTTTCCTTTGGTAGTGATTAAAAAGGGCTAGACTCatcaaaaggaaaggaaaaatgctGATTAGCAGTGGATTGCAAAAGGAGCTATTTACTAATACTTACATTTCTTTAAGAATTATGATGCTAAAATTGGCCTAATAGAAGAAACTAACTTTGAATCGTTACTAAATGGATGGCTTTTGATAAATCGAGGGGGTCATCATATGATCGTGCGTATGAAGTTAAAGGGATGTAAAATAGCATAATCATTTGATGTAGAAGAATGGGCAATAAGCCAATGAGAGGAGTACTAGAATAGGGGGTGATAAACATgcgaaaataataatacagCCATATGGTTGagaacatatatacatagaaCATCACACAAGAAACACACTTATGCCAGCATTGAAACGGAACATGTGATGCGTATGGAATTGTTTGTACAACCATATGaggcatcttttttttttaattttataaatcatttttaaaataaatcgcACGgctaaaaagataaaataagtCGCACCGCTAATCAGTAGATGGATCAAAACTCCAATTACGCAATAGGcgttacgcaaaaaaaaaaagaaaaataacgcaGAACAGATAAACGTATTGATATTCCCTTTGTTATAACTTCCcttaatgttttttatattccatttaacgaaaataattatgcacATATTAATGAATACTTGAAATGCGTTTTTAAGTAttaacaacaacaacaattatgaaataaaactGCACCATTTAATATGTAATTGTATCTATCGTGCTTTCTTACAAcatgtgtataaaaaaaaaaaaaaaaggacaactATCCAcaacccttttttaaaaaaatatagtttaaacttaaaaatgtataatgaaaaaaaaaaaaatctgatGGAATATTTTCTCAAAACAAgtatacaaaattattaattattcatataaaggaaattggaatataaaaagggatctttttctttgggaggaaaataaaattatgatcAAAGGCTCTTTCAcgataaaaatagaaaagataaatgaagcaaatactatattaatacatgagaaatgtgcatatacatattcatgtacatataaatatatatacatatccACTTTTTTGTACATGAACACAaaatttaatgtatattCAAACTATATTTAATTTGTCGATTTATTGGCATCATCTTTTAGGTAGAATTTTATGGTAATACGTGATAACGagcattaaattttttgaaagctCTATgcattcttttaattttatttaatttaaccTCGTAATAAACTACCATCATAATACCTACGATGCAAAGTACAATAGCACCTACTTCAAAGCCCATCATTGCAAGTATGGCCACAGCTATTAAGTTAAacaaaagtgggaaaagcagtttgtatttcttcatataaaaaaataatgtacttCGCatacctttttcttttacaggGCTggtttctttattttttgctttcattGAACGCATCATTTCGTATTCAAATGATGtatctatatattttaataaatttccAAGCGCCGTGCGTTCTTTTGCAAGCTCTTTTTTAGATTCTTTGGCTTTCTCATATTCTTCTCTCATTAATGCTTCACCTGATTTTTGCCTATTATCTGGTGTCATTCCACGAAATGCTTCCTGCTGAAAATTCCCTGGTCCTTTCCTCATATCAAGATGCTGTTGAGGATGGCCAAAAACGTTTGGAGCGTGTTGTGATTTATGACCCTTCTTCTGATGTTTCGAATCCTTTACATTAGGGCCATATGGTCCATAGTGTTTTGGTGCATTAAACTGTTGATCGGGAtaaccccccttttttggtcTATTATATTGtcctttataattttcatctGTATCGAATGAATTATACGGTCCATTAAAACGATCATCGTAATTTTGTGGGGGATATTGTTTTTCCGAATCATATTCACTTTTCATTGAAGCTGATGATTTTTCATGATCATAAGGATACTTTCCTTCATTACCTCGATCCATGGAATTGTAATTAGGATTTCTTCGGTCGGGATGTCGGTCTTCCCTATATTTTCTGTTTCGTCGATCGGGATGTCGCTCTTCCTTACGCCTTCGGTTTCTTGGACCGGGATATTCTTCATCGTTATGACTGGCATTTCTTGAATCAGGGTGTCGGTCTTCCctatttttcctatttcgTCGGTCGGGACGTCGATCTTCCCCATAATTTTGGTCTCCCTGGTCTGGGTGTCGCTCATCTCTATAATTGGGTTTTCGTGGATCAGAGTGTTCTTCATCGTCATGACTGGCATTTCGTGGATCAGGGTGTCGGTcttccctattttttctgtttcgtCGGTCGGGACGTCGATCTTCCCCATAATTTTGGTTTCCCTGGTCTGGGTGTCTCTCATCTCTATAATTGGGTTTTCGTGGATCAGAGTGTTCTTCATCGTCATGACTGGCATTTCGTGGATCAGGGTGTCGGTcttccctattttttctgtttcgtCGGTCGGGACGTCGATCTTCCCCATAATTTTGGTTTCCCTGGTCTGGGTGTCTCTCATCTCTATAATTTTGATTTCTTGGGTCTGGATGTCTCTCATCTCTATAATTTTGATTTCTTGGGTCTGGATGTTGTTCATCTCTATAGTTGGGGTTTCGTGGATCAGGGTGTCGCTCATCTCTATAATTTTGATTTCTTGGGTCTGGATGTTGCTGATCTCTATAGTTGGGATTTCTTGGGTCGGGATGTTGCTGATCTCTATAGTTGGGGTTTCTTGGGTCGGGATATTGCTGACCTCTATAATTGGGGTTTCTTGGGTCGGGATATTGCTGATCTCTATAGTTGGGGTTTCTTGGGTCGGGATATTGCTGATCTCTATAGTTGGGATTTCTTGGGTCGGGGTATTGCTGATCTCTATAGTTGGGATTACTTGGGTCGGGATATTGCTGATCTCTATAATTGGGGTTTCTTGGGTCTGGATGTTGCTGACCTCTATAATTGGGGTTTCTTGGGTCGGGATATTGCTGATCTCTATAATTGGGGTTTCTTGGGTCTGGATGTTGCTGATCTCTATAGTTGGGATTTCTTGGGTCGGGATATTGCTGATCTCTATAATTGGGGTTTCTTGGGTCTGGATATTGCTGATCTCTATAATTGGGGTTTCTTGGGTCGGGATATTGCTGATCTCTATAATTGGGATTTCTTGGGTCTGGATATCTTTGATCTCTATAGTTGGGATTCCTTGGGTCGGGATATCTTGGATCTCTATAGTTGGGATTGCGGGGATCTTGAAAACtgtcataattattattaggAAAGTGTTTACGCGATAATTCCTCATAGCCCTTCTCACCTTTTAATAGCTTTTGTAGTTTATCAATATTACCATTAAATCTTAAATCGTTCATTTGACCGTGCTGCTTTATACCTTTTagcattttattaatttttttttgaatacgTTTATCTTTCAATAATGAAGATAACTGGTGTGCAAAACCacctcctcctgctcctcctctgTGATCTACTGGGCCTTGCATATACCTATCTCTGTATTGCGGATAGCCCTGATGAAAATCCATAATGGCGTCCCCCCTCAGCAATCTACTAGCCCTTAGCCCTGAAGAGTCATTTTGCTTGCCTTCTATGTTCCATGGTTCCCCGCAGGAAGGTGACTATAAATGTTAAGACAAAGTTTGGTTTtgtttttaacaaaatgcatttattttgaaattaaaataatcacattaaaatgaaaatagcaCAGGATGTACgaaaggaaatataaaaaaggaaaaagaaaaaaagaatgcatAAATTTACACATATAATAACTATCTATTGCCCTACCTGCTCGAAACGTTGCCATATCCATATTAAAATGGAATATGTAAAAGCCTTactaaaaagataaaagtaATTATTTGTCCTTTCTTTCATacggtatttttttatgattacTAAAATGTGGGAATGGTTAGAATTTCTTTGTATAAGATACTTTTCtagataatattaaatattatcacTATGCAATGTTTATTTTCTTGATtgtaacatatattttctattttttcaaaattttagaaaCTCTATAATAACCCATCCTTTAAACTGTAATTTCGAAATATCGCTCACAATGTTATATACTGCTTATAAGGTACcggaaaaaaagatttgcattcaggtaaaaattgttttttagGTGTATGTTTCATATAGCAATATTTCGAAACAAGTTTAATGTAAactaaaatagaaaaaaaaaataaattaaaataataaaaatagaagttaaaataaataaaaataaattaaaaatattaattcgtaaaattaatttccttAATTCATTgcaataattatttcttcacaataaattaaatattaatatgaataaaatgcTAAAAGAAATAAGCcatcaagaaaaaaaataaaactaataaaagagagggggaaaaaattgaaatgggGATATTGTAGtgcgtaaaataaaaaaaaattgtttaaatgaaaatagggaaaaaataaatttatttaaaatacgttagtgctcattttttttttatagtaacATATATGTAGTGTTTAAGAAATTAATCGTTATTATAAgaattaaaaggaataaaacttaaaaaaatacggcATGTTTTATGCTACGTTACCACCGCATATAACTTACTGCATTAGGAATAAATGGGGATTATAGGAAACATTGCCATCAATTTGCGGGTCGTAAAATTTTCGGATATTAATGggtaaaatacatttttaaaagacacAACGCAATAACTATTATCCTTTTTcttatatgttcatatttatattatgtaaaatttttagaaactattcttttttttttttaattgtttaaCAGATTAATTTAACTTTTTGCTTACACTTGGGTACCcccatattttttccttacaagggaaacaaaacaCATGAGAATAAAttagaattaatttttaaaatgtaaataaattttttttataaaaatttgcttgtactaattataaaatataaacgcaaaaaataagagaaaaaaaataaaatgaaagacaaattaggtattttttttaaggttttgtttttttttgtacgttTAATATTACTACTACCCGCTGTtgctttaatttattttttttattaatacattttttcccaatcTTTTAAGTAggttacatttaaaaaaaaaaaaaattatcttttttacctataaaaaaaattttttttttttacatttaatagtgttttattttttcaatatgtTATAAACTCCGCAAATGTGTggataataaatatttttatttttagcgTGGGGTGGATATTACTTGCAAATAGAAGTCACCATAACTTCGTTTTAACCCTATGTGGAGATTCCAAATTAACTATGTGACATGTGTGCTTGTTATAATTGGCAAGAAAATAAGCATGCAGTTTTGAGCATATCAtgatcattaaaaaaatatagttgAAACGTTGAATGCAAAACATGTTCAGTTTCTCCAAAGCGCAATGATGTCGTAGCTCATAAATTAgttcaataattttttttataatacttaaataaagttttttttttaaatcatgcATACATTTAATGTTGTAGAAaacggtaaaaaaatatattcgcattttttttttttatcatttttcgaAATACTATCGTAAAAACGTTTAGGGAGAATTATGTTCGTATGAATAAGATAAAGTTTGTAAAATGTTTTAGAACTTTATCATTTAAGATGACCGTCAAGTGAATATTAAAATGGTTCATAGTACGGCTTGATTCcttgttaaataaaatagccctttttttttttattttttattttaaaagtatcGTACGTGAAACAATTTCAGCATCTTTCATAAATAATCGTTTAACTGTGGCGTGGTTAACAGGTAAAACTGGTATAATCTTTGATCATTTGAAAAcgttataaaataaaaaaaatgggtgaGGGAGATAATGTGAATATGtagaaaatgaataaaaacgCAATTATGAATATGGAGAAGTAATTACTACGGTTTGTTCGCGTTGTGCGTATATGTACCTAGCGGCAATTGATACAATAGGTGTTACAGTTTGTAATGGGGCACTTTTACCCAGTTATGcgtttatatgtttatattttcttacgATGCACACGGAACGGAAAGGGGATGTGTTGCTACGCCGCGGtattttgtcaaaatggaaaaaataaagatgtccgtacgtatgtatgtgtatacCTATGTATGCATTCCCCggtaattaaatatttttttttgacttgTTCTTTACGTCGCAATGAAACTTTTATAGCCACTGAGTTTGAGGGTAGATAAAGTGAGCGCCAATATTGGTGCGAAGTAATTAGCCTAATTTTTCAATATGCTGATTGGGCACCTAGTTTAATTGTATAGGGGTCCTATGCCTAGCGCAATTTGTGGGTTAAACCTTGAAAGAACTTTCAGTGCCGTGAGAAATTGATTCGATGCCTAGGGTGATATACATGGATGGAATGAAATGTTTGATGATGTTTTAGgaatagaataaaataatgagcCAAAAGATGTGTATTAGTTACTATAGATGTTGGTCTTAGGTGGATATAATGGGAACTCCGCGTACTTTATACATAAACGGTTATTAAAAGGGGCGAAATATCCATGCCAGGATATCTATGCAAAGATACCTGTACAAGGTTCATCCATTTAAAGATAAAACATGtggcataaaaattaagagtGCTAATATGCTACGAAAAGTGTAAAGACCATTATGTTAGACATTTTTGGAATGTCCTACTTCCGCAGTAGACATAGGCGTAGGCAACATGGAAAAGTTCTCCGATTTATTGAACTCCTATACAGTTGATAAGTAGTCACATTTTTTGgcaaatacatatataaaaaattgtattatcGTTCGCTGTTTTACGGaatgaatatatttgcaaagattttattttaaaaggtaTTTTTACAGcataacataaatttttacattgcAGAGATCTACATAATTTGATAATTTTGTCTATGATAGAACTATTTTTACGCATGTATATAGCTCTTTTTTGCACTTACTGAATATAtgtaatgtaaaataatgtttttttttttttaagatgtGCAATATACACCTCTTTGCAACTAATATTACAAGTAATAATGGCGCTTTTCCCCTATGTTAAATTAGTTTATGCATATTGTGaatcacaaaatggaagggaaaaattcaATCGAATggttaaaatgaaatagtGGCGCAAAGAAATGATATGCACAAGAACCTCGTAAATTTATCCATCTAGCGTTCTTATGAttgttatataaattaatcaGACATTAGGCTTATAAGCAATAGTGATGTGTTACGTAAAATTGTTTCCCTGTGTggttataaatatatttgcttaAGCAAAAGAGGTGATAggtgattttatttttttttgactacataattatactatatatgttaatagtgggaaaaatgtaaaaaaaaaaataaaagtcttatatgtttaaaaaaatt includes:
- a CDS encoding Pv-fam-d protein (encoded by transcript PVX_118695A) — encoded protein: MKERTNNYFYLFSKAFTYSILIWIWQRFEQSPSCGEPWNIEGKQNDSSGLRASRLLRGDAIMDFHQGYPQYRDRYMQGPVDHRGGAGGGGFAHQLSSLLKDKRIQKKINKMLKGIKQHGQMNDLRFNGNIDKLQKLLKGEKGYEELSRKHFPNNNYDSFQDPRNPNYRDPRYPDPRNPNYRDQRYPDPRNPNYRDQQYPDPRNPNYRDQQYPDPRNPNYRDQQYPDPRNPNYRDQQHPDPRNPNYRDQQYPDPRNPNYRGQQHPDPRNPNYRDQQYPDPSNPNYRDQQYPDPRNPNYRDQQYPDPRNPNYRDQQYPDPRNPNYRGQQYPDPRNPNYRDQQHPDPRNPNYRDQQHPDPRNQNYRDERHPDPRNPNYRDEQHPDPRNQNYRDERHPDPRNQNYRDERHPDQGNQNYGEDRRPDRRNRKNREDRHPDPRNASHDDEEHSDPRKPNYRDERHPDQGNQNYGEDRRPDRRNRKNREDRHPDPRNASHDDEEHSDPRKPNYRDERHPDQGDQNYGEDRRPDRRNRKNREDRHPDSRNASHNDEEYPGPRNRRRKEERHPDRRNRKYREDRHPDRRNPNYNSMDRGNEGKYPYDHEKSSASMKSEYDSEKQYPPQNYDDRFNGPYNSFDTDENYKGQYNRPKKGGYPDQQFNAPKHYGPYGPNVKDSKHQKKGHKSQHAPNVFGHPQQHLDMRKGPGNFQQEAFRGMTPDNRQKSGEALMREEYEKAKESKKELAKERTALGNLLKYIDTSFEYEMMRSMKAKNKETSPVKEKGMRSTLFFYMKKYKLLFPLLFNLIAVAILAMMGFEVGAIVLCIVGIMMVVYYEVKLNKIKRMHRAFKKFNARYHVLP